The genome window AACCGGACATCTCCGCGAAAATCTCAAGGCCGCGTCGTTGCAGATTCCTGTTGAGATAATCGCAGAGCTGGATTCAATAAGCGCAGGTGACAGAACTGGAGACAGTGCGCTGTAAGGGCGCGCCACCCATTGCAGGGGGCTTAAAACACATGCTGCTCAGGCGCGCAATTGGTGTTGGAGCGATCCACCAGGATCGTTTCAGCACCGCCGTCGGAGCTGAATGTGAGCGAGCACACGTGCCAGATTTTGTTCTGCTGCTGGCCCCACTCGATGAGCTTTCCCTGGCCGTGCGAACCAGCCAGCGGAATCTCCAGGTGGGCGTTGCCGTTGCCATCCATCGCAACAACACTGCCGCGAATGCGCCAGCCCGGCTGCATGGGAAGACCGATCTGCGCAGCCATCACAGGCGAGCTCTGCGCCGCGTAGATCGCCGGTTCTGCGGCTGAGCGGTTCAGGCTGCTGTGACGGAAGAACAGCAGGGCACAGAGCGCAAGCAGCGGGCAGGTAAAGACCAACGCAATGATCTGCGCGTTGCGTTGAGATTTTGAATTACCTGCCACGTAAGCTTCCCCGAGCGTTATTTAGATGCGGACCAACTCCTGCTGACGTGGGCCGGTGACCCAGGCTTTCCCCGGCGAGGTGAGCATGTTGACTTCGCTGCGGACGCCGAACTGCGGATGGAGTCCGAATTGGAAATCAGGCGGCAGATAAATTCCTGGTTCCACAGAGAAGCAGGTGTTGGGCAGGATCAGGCGCTCGTCGTGAGTTTCAAAATTGTCGAGATGCGCGCCGGAGCCGTGAAGTTCGATCGCGATATTGTGGCCGGTGCGATGGGTGAAATACTCGCCGAAGCCAGCCCTGTGGATCACTTCGCGAGCCGCGTCATCGGGCTCGTAGCCGTGGAGCGGGCGGTTGGTACTGAACGCTTGTTCGACAACGGAGATAGCTGCGTCGCGCGCATCGCGGACAGCAGTGAAGACCTGCTGCTCCAGCGCAGTAGGCTCGCGGCCTATGACGCCGGTCCAGGTGATGTCGTAGTGAATGCTGTTGGGCACATCCTTACGAC of Acidicapsa ligni contains these proteins:
- a CDS encoding cytochrome c oxidase assembly factor 1 family protein — its product is MAGNSKSQRNAQIIALVFTCPLLALCALLFFRHSSLNRSAAEPAIYAAQSSPVMAAQIGLPMQPGWRIRGSVVAMDGNGNAHLEIPLAGSHGQGKLIEWGQQQNKIWHVCSLTFSSDGGAETILVDRSNTNCAPEQHVF